In one window of Chthoniobacterales bacterium DNA:
- the atpC gene encoding F0F1 ATP synthase subunit epsilon (part of catalytic core of ATP synthase; alpha(3)beta(3)gamma(1)delta(1)epsilon(1); involved in producing ATP from ADP in the presence of the proton motive force across the membrane), with protein sequence MAAKIHFEIVSPAGVSRSGEVDMVVLPTTTGEIGVLP encoded by the coding sequence GTGGCGGCCAAAATCCATTTCGAGATTGTTTCGCCCGCGGGGGTCTCCCGTTCGGGCGAGGTGGACATGGTCGTGTTGCCCACCACGACCGGAGAAATCGGCGTGCTGCC